The DNA segment tttgtagcataaaaatggaaatcagCTTGATCAGCTATGCAATAATTATAagctaactaaataaaattaagtttaatatactttataatgTTTCATCAAAGTATTATTTCAGCTCTTTGATAATAATCAGTTAATCTTAATGATCTGTCACTTCACATAAGCATACACGAACATAATAAGTATTGGCATGAGTATTGGAAATGgtgtttttttacattatttaccTTTACATGTTGTGTCTAGAGGAAACCAAGGTTTTGCCAcctaattattaaaattaagctGGAATATGAGTAAGAAGGTTCCCAATGAATGAAGGAAACGTTCTATATCTTGAAAGAGGTGTGGGTTACATGGATGGATCCATTGTTAAAATGGCACAGTTAAGATTGGTGCATTTCAATTTGTGTAAATGTTACCTTAAAACaactatacaaaaataaacattgactggGAGGCGGAGGGTGGAGGGAAAGATATAGATGAAGCAAGACAAGATGTTTTGAAGCTGGGTGATGTGTACATGGAAGTTATGCTGTTTGCTTTGTATGTACTGAACTTGTTCCACAATAAATGCTAATGAGTTATTACTTGTGAGACAAGTTGATAAATGTCAATTCAATTCTACTctagcaaagcaaaacaaaagagagtAAAGCAGAGACGCATTCTCCTGAAAGAACCTAAAGTAATCCATTTCCATAAAAAGGCAGTTTCTTCATATACCAACTGACACCCTTGAAGGATACATTAAGATATTCTGTTCttctttctataataaaaagCAATGTTCTCCAAGATATTTCAGTGATCTAAACTGAGTTCTACAAATGCTGTACTGCTagtaaaatttgctttaaaatgaaaaattattcagtAAGCTATCTGTGAAGATGTGTGGTGGCGCTGCAGGTCAAGAGAGTAAATAAAGGACTGCACAGATGTCAGGGATGCCATTAAGCTGGAATCAGAATATCCACTGAAGGAAGGGAATCTTTAGGGTTGGGCTAGAAATAGCTCTGTTTCAAAGAAGAAACTACACCCAACTAATGTGTTTATGGTTGTTGGTTTTACTTCATCAATTTATTTTGTCATTCATACCCTCAAGGAAATCTATTCTCAATAACATTTATCAAGTGAACCATAGAGACTGGTCAccatgatcttatttttttatccttctgGATAGATAGAGTGCTTTTTAAGtacaaaattatttcatatggtcagagtttagattttatttagctTTACTTATTTTACCTAGAgttgaaacattttgaaaaagatcCTCAGTTTTaatctttcatcattttggctcTTACCTGAAGTGAAGTTTGGTTGAACTCAGTTGATTTAATCTCTCAATATATATGAAATCAATCTGAAATGAAATTATGCTTGGCGCATTTTGTGTTGTTATATGTGCACTGACCCAGTTCATGTATTTTCAGGATGTTTAAAGACATGTTTTCCTATTAATCTGAACAGAAACTGAGGAGATAGAAATGGATAAAGCCATGATGAACCATCATTGAATTCTGTGGAATCCACTCAAGTGTAATTCACCTTTCACATTACcttatttgatgtttatttatagaAACTCATGTCATCTTTGTTGTGGGAGGGTTGGTAGAggtgaatgtttattttctgcattGCATTATGTCCTTACAACAGGATAATATATTTGGGCCTCGATTAATTACTATAGGagttaaatttgatttaaaaattacaataatataaaCAATCCTAATAAAAATCATGACCAATTCTACCTgtacaaaatgaagtaaaatccCAAGATGTGTACTCATGACAGACTATTGATTGTTGCTAGTTCctcttttaaataattgaattgaTTAGATACTTCTATCTTAAGTAtttcttggcctcagttttccttcTAATAGCctaattctttcctttattttgcaGGTATAAGCACAAAATAAAGTAGGTCTGTTGTTTATGTCATTTTATGAGCCATATAACTTAGAGAAATAGtttttttatcttataattggTGTTGCTAACCAACATTTACATTTTGtagtttgatttgtttgttgGGACAAATAATGTACATTTTGAATTCACAAATCACACTATTCGTCAGAGATAAATTTCATTGCCAAAGAATACAAGATGATTAtaataaatttacattatttGGGGTAGTGATTTTTAAACGTTAGTATGCATGAGAATCACTTAAAGACAAAGATTGAAGTGCAGATTTCAGTTAGCACCCCCAGAGAATTTGATTCAAGATCTAGAGGGAAGACCAGGAgttgactttgaaaaaaaaaacaacccaagacTCCCAAGTAATTATTTATGCATATGGTTCACACACTATGGTTTGAGAAACACGGACTCCATCTCAAAGTCTTTATAACGCTCAGATGTGGGGAATATTATTGCCTGTATGTTATCATATTGAAGTTATCAATTTGAACGCGTGGTGGCAGTGCAGGCTAAGAGAGTGAATAAAGCTCTGCAGATTCGGTGGACTCCATTTTATTCAGAGACCCCCTCTCCCCTCAAATACAGGACACATTTACAGCTAGAGCAAAGTTAGAAGTATTCAGGAAGGCAGTCGTCACCAGAGAAGTTATAAGACAAATTCGAAATTCAACAGCAAAGAGATTACGGAGGGTAGATGATGGACGTGGTGATTGGGACTGGAAAAGGATTTTTTCCTCTGGAATCAGACCTAATAGAAATGGCGCAAACAAAAGTACATCGCAAGAAAAGGCAAGTGACTATCCTCATTATATGGATGATTTTGTGGGAAGTGGGTTCAGAATCGATTCAATATTCTGTACTGGAGGAGACAGGAAGTGGCACGTTTGTGGCCAATTTGACAAAGGATCTGGGACTCAAGAGAGGAGAGCTGGCTGAGCGGGGTGCTCAGGTCGTTTTCAAGGGGAACAGACAGCATTTGCAGCTTGACCCACAGACTTATGATTTGCTGCTAAATGAGAAACTGGACCGGGAAGAGCTGTGCGGTTCCACTGAGCCCTGTGTGCTACCTTTCCAAGTATTACTGGAAAATCCCTTGCAGTTTTTTCAGGCTGCTTTACGAGTCAGAGATATAAATGACCACGCCCCAGAGTTCCCAACCAGAGAAATGCTactaaaaatatcagaaattacTACACCAGGAAAgctatttcctttgaaaatggCACAGGATTTAGACGCTGGTAGCAACGGTCTTCAGAGCTACATAATCAGCTCCAATCCTCATTTCCACGTTCTCACTCGCAATCGCAGCGACGGCAGGAAGTTCCCGGAGCTGGTGCTAGACAAAGCCTTGGACCGGGAGGAGCAGCCCGAGCTTAGGCTTACCCTCACAGCACTGGATGGTGGGTCTCCGCCGCGTTCTGGAACCACGGAGATTCAGATACTGGTCTTGGACATCAATGACAACGCCCCCGAGTTTGCTCAGGAGCAATATGAGGCGCAAATCCCTGAAAACAATTCCCTGGGCTCTCTGATTATCACCGTCTCAGCGAGGGATTTAGATGCTGGATCTTTTGGGGAAGTATCTTACGCCCTATTTCAGGTAGATGACATTAATCAGCCCTTCGAAATAAACGCAATTACAGGAGAAATTCGACTGAGAAAGACTTTGGATTTTGAGGAATTTCAATCTTACCATGTGGATATTGAGGCTACAGATGGCGGGGGACTATCAGGAAAATGCTCTTTGGTCATCAAGGTTCTGGACGTAAATGACAACACTCCTGAATTGACCATGTCCTCACTCACCAGTCCCATTGCCGAAAACCTGCCAGACATCATAGTGGCAGTTTTCAGTGTATCAGATGCAGATTCTGGACAAAATCAACAGATTGTTTGCTCTATAGATGACAATCTCCCCTTTCTTCTAAGACCATCAGTGGAGAATTTCTACACATTGGTGACTGAAGGAGCGCTGGATAGAGAGAGCCAGGCCGAGTACAACATCACCATCACCGTCACCGACTTGGGGACCCCCAGGCTGAAAACGCAGCACAACATAACCGTGACGGTCTCCGACGTCAACGACAACGCCCCCGCCTTCAGCCAAACCACCTACACCCTGCGCGTCCGCGAAAACAACAGCCCCGCCCTGCACATCGGCAGCGTGAGCGCCACGGACA comes from the Prionailurus bengalensis isolate Pbe53 chromosome A1, Fcat_Pben_1.1_paternal_pri, whole genome shotgun sequence genome and includes:
- the PCDHB6 gene encoding protocadherin beta-6, which produces MMDVVIGTGKGFFPLESDLIEMAQTKVHRKKRQVTILIIWMILWEVGSESIQYSVLEETGSGTFVANLTKDLGLKRGELAERGAQVVFKGNRQHLQLDPQTYDLLLNEKLDREELCGSTEPCVLPFQVLLENPLQFFQAALRVRDINDHAPEFPTREMLLKISEITTPGKLFPLKMAQDLDAGSNGLQSYIISSNPHFHVLTRNRSDGRKFPELVLDKALDREEQPELRLTLTALDGGSPPRSGTTEIQILVLDINDNAPEFAQEQYEAQIPENNSLGSLIITVSARDLDAGSFGEVSYALFQVDDINQPFEINAITGEIRLRKTLDFEEFQSYHVDIEATDGGGLSGKCSLVIKVLDVNDNTPELTMSSLTSPIAENLPDIIVAVFSVSDADSGQNQQIVCSIDDNLPFLLRPSVENFYTLVTEGALDRESQAEYNITITVTDLGTPRLKTQHNITVTVSDVNDNAPAFSQTTYTLRVRENNSPALHIGSVSATDRDSGANAQVTYSLLPPADPQLPLASLVSINADNGQLFALRSLDYEALQAFEFGVRAADRGSPALSSQARVRVLVLDDNDNAPFVLYPPQNGSAPCTELVPRAAEAGYLVTKVVAVDGDSGQNAWLSYQLLKATEPALFGVWAHNGEVRTARLLSERDAVKHRLVVLVKDNGEPPRSASVTLHVLLVDGFSQPYLPLPEVAAAEARADPLTVYLVVALASVSSLFLFSVLVFVAVRLCRRSRAASSGRCSGPEGHFPGHLVDVSGAGTLSQSYQYEVCLRGGSGTSEFKFLKPIIPNFPPQGIGKEMEESPTVRDSFLFS